A genomic segment from Pyrodictium occultum encodes:
- the rpoA2 gene encoding DNA-directed RNA polymerase subunit A'', which yields MDGLIYSWEEFKPRIEGYLAEARKKLPKRIYEELEGKLRETVEKHGLTVEEAEKIIRYVLDEYEYSMVEPGEPVGTVAAQSIGEPGTQMTLRTFHYAGIREFNVTLGLPRFIELVDARREPSTPIMYIYLDEEHRYDENKAKEVARRIEYTRIVNVASEIDIDLANLRIVLRLDPVMLEDKGVTVDQVKKTLERLKLGKVDQDPSNPMVFYIQLEPSEGFSLIDLQKKREKVLNAKIKGIKKIRRVIIQSMTNEEGRTEYFLVTEGSNLKEVLEVPGVDPRRVYTNNIHEIEEVLGIEAARAMLIKEMKDVLDEQGLDVDIRHIMLVADIMTMTGRVRQIGRHGVSGEKPSPLARAAFEMTTQNLFAAATRGEVDKLLGVTESVIVGGVIRVGTGMVEVRMNLSQLAKAMAQARIEQRGGSQ from the coding sequence ATGGACGGCCTCATATACTCCTGGGAGGAGTTTAAGCCCCGCATAGAGGGCTACCTGGCCGAGGCCCGCAAGAAGCTGCCCAAGCGCATATACGAGGAGCTTGAGGGGAAGCTGCGCGAAACCGTCGAGAAGCACGGCCTCACGGTGGAGGAGGCTGAGAAGATAATCCGCTATGTGCTGGACGAGTACGAGTATAGCATGGTGGAGCCGGGCGAGCCCGTGGGCACGGTGGCGGCCCAGTCCATAGGCGAGCCCGGCACCCAGATGACGCTACGTACCTTCCACTACGCGGGCATCCGCGAGTTCAACGTAACCCTGGGCCTCCCACGTTTTATCGAGCTTGTCGACGCGCGCCGCGAGCCCTCCACCCCCATAATGTACATCTACCTCGACGAGGAGCACCGCTACGACGAGAACAAGGCCAAGGAGGTGGCGCGGAGGATAGAGTACACCAGGATAGTCAACGTGGCCTCGGAGATAGACATAGACCTGGCCAACCTGCGCATAGTCCTCCGCCTGGACCCAGTGATGCTCGAGGACAAGGGCGTCACTGTGGACCAGGTTAAGAAGACCCTGGAGAGGCTGAAGCTGGGCAAGGTGGACCAGGATCCCTCGAACCCCATGGTGTTCTACATACAGCTCGAGCCTAGCGAGGGCTTTAGCCTCATAGACCTGCAGAAGAAGCGGGAGAAGGTTCTCAATGCGAAGATCAAGGGTATTAAGAAGATAAGGCGTGTGATAATACAGTCTATGACCAACGAGGAAGGCAGGACGGAGTACTTCCTTGTGACCGAGGGCAGCAACCTCAAGGAGGTGCTTGAGGTCCCCGGGGTGGATCCACGGAGGGTGTACACTAACAACATACACGAAATAGAGGAGGTTCTCGGCATCGAAGCTGCCAGGGCAATGCTGATAAAGGAGATGAAGGACGTGCTGGACGAGCAGGGCTTAGACGTGGATATACGCCACATAATGCTGGTGGCGGACATAATGACCATGACTGGGAGGGTTAGGCAGATAGGCCGCCACGGTGTGAGCGGCGAGAAGCCCAGCCCGCTGGCCAGGGCCGCGTTCGAGATGACTACACAGAACCTCTTCGCCGCCGCTACGAGGGGTGAGGTGGACAAGCTCCTAGGGGTGACCGAGAGCGTTATAGTGGGTGGCGTGATACGGGTCGGTACCGGGATGGTAGAGGTACGTATGAACCTCTCCCAGCTCGCAAAGGCCATGGCTCAGGCTAGGATCGAGCAGCGGGGTGGCTCCCAGTGA
- the rpoA1 gene encoding DNA-directed RNA polymerase subunit A', giving the protein MVVEEKIIKEIKFGILSPDEIRRMSVTAIVTSDLYDEDGRPIQGGLMDPRLGAIAPGQICLTCGNDAKHCPGHFGHIELARPVIHVGFVRYIYDALRATCRRCGRLLLPENELQRYLRLLERLEQRWPLLAQLLVTVVKKKAAKVTECPHCGERQYKIVLEKPYSFYEERPEGRVQLNPLEVRTRLERISNDDARLLGLDPQEARPEWMVLTVLPVPPIHVRPSIVLETGIRAEDDLTHKLADIVRTNERLRELLESGAPQALIDEHWLLLQYHVATYIDNELPRIPVARHRGGRPLKGLAQRLKGKEGRFRGNLSGKRVDYSARTVISPDPNISINEVGVPEAIAKTLTVRVPVTPWNLEEMRRYVLNGPDRWPGANYVITKDGRKIDLRYADRKRIAEMLEPGWYVERHLKDGDIVLFNRQPSLHRMSIMAHVVKVLPGKTFRINLLVCPPYNADFDGDEMNLHVPRTEEAQAEARELMLVQYHILSPRYGGPIIGGLQDYISGAYLLTSKATLLSQEDVVDLLSAAGYRGEIPEPAILSPKKRWTGKQLVSLFLPKDFNFRSKARVAAGIFLCEDEWCWNDSFITIKEGELLTGVLDKKAIGAEQPKNMMHWLIKEYGTDYARYVYDNMFKMFIRFIEKRGFTMTVDDVALPKEAKEKIREILREAEKKVYELIEIYKQGKLEPVPGRTLEESLELRILDVLSDARKKVEDVVVDYLDPFNNVYIMARTGARGNELNITQMAALLGQQSVRGERIHRGYRGRFLPHFKPGDLGPAARGFVYSSFYDGLSPLEVFFHAAGGREGLVDTAVRTSQSGYMQRRLVNALQDLRVEYDGTVRTPQGEVVQLVYGEDGVDPMKSAHGKAVDIDREIERVIGWRV; this is encoded by the coding sequence ATGGTAGTCGAGGAGAAGATAATCAAGGAGATAAAGTTCGGCATACTATCCCCCGACGAGATACGCCGGATGTCAGTAACAGCCATAGTCACCAGCGATCTCTACGACGAGGACGGCCGCCCGATACAGGGCGGCCTTATGGACCCGAGGCTAGGCGCCATAGCCCCGGGGCAGATCTGCCTCACCTGCGGCAATGACGCGAAACACTGCCCCGGCCACTTCGGCCACATAGAGCTAGCCCGGCCAGTCATCCACGTCGGGTTTGTCCGCTACATCTATGATGCCCTCCGCGCCACATGTAGGCGCTGCGGCCGCCTCCTGCTCCCGGAGAACGAGCTGCAGCGCTACCTCCGCCTGCTCGAGAGGCTGGAGCAGCGCTGGCCCCTGCTGGCGCAGCTCCTCGTCACCGTTGTTAAGAAGAAGGCCGCCAAGGTCACCGAGTGCCCCCACTGCGGCGAGCGCCAGTACAAGATAGTCCTTGAGAAGCCCTACAGCTTCTACGAGGAGCGCCCGGAGGGCCGTGTACAGCTGAACCCGCTGGAGGTGAGGACACGGCTCGAGAGGATATCCAATGATGACGCGAGGCTCCTGGGCCTGGACCCGCAGGAGGCTAGGCCGGAGTGGATGGTCCTCACGGTGCTCCCGGTGCCGCCGATACATGTGAGGCCCTCAATAGTGCTGGAGACCGGTATAAGGGCTGAGGACGACCTCACCCACAAGCTCGCGGACATAGTGCGTACCAACGAGAGGCTCCGGGAGCTGCTGGAGAGTGGTGCGCCCCAGGCGCTGATAGATGAGCACTGGCTTCTCCTCCAGTACCACGTGGCCACCTACATAGATAACGAGCTGCCCCGCATACCAGTGGCCAGGCACCGTGGCGGTAGGCCGTTGAAGGGCCTGGCCCAGAGGCTCAAGGGCAAGGAGGGCAGGTTCCGCGGCAACCTCAGCGGCAAGCGTGTCGACTACTCCGCCCGCACTGTGATCTCCCCCGACCCGAACATCAGCATCAACGAGGTCGGCGTGCCCGAAGCTATAGCGAAGACCCTGACCGTGAGGGTGCCGGTGACCCCCTGGAACCTGGAGGAGATGCGCCGCTACGTGCTCAACGGGCCTGACCGCTGGCCCGGCGCCAACTACGTGATAACCAAGGACGGCAGGAAGATAGACCTGCGCTACGCTGATAGGAAGCGTATAGCAGAGATGCTTGAGCCCGGCTGGTATGTGGAGAGGCACCTCAAGGACGGCGATATAGTGCTCTTCAACCGGCAGCCTAGCCTCCACCGCATGTCCATAATGGCTCATGTAGTGAAGGTTCTACCGGGCAAGACCTTCCGCATCAACCTGCTAGTATGCCCACCCTACAACGCCGACTTCGACGGCGACGAGATGAACCTCCACGTGCCGCGCACCGAGGAGGCGCAGGCGGAGGCCCGCGAGCTGATGCTGGTGCAGTACCACATACTATCCCCGCGCTACGGCGGCCCGATAATAGGCGGCCTGCAGGACTACATTAGCGGCGCCTATCTGCTCACGAGCAAGGCGACGCTCCTCAGCCAGGAGGACGTGGTAGACCTGCTCTCGGCCGCCGGCTACCGCGGTGAGATACCAGAGCCGGCGATACTCTCCCCAAAGAAGAGGTGGACCGGCAAGCAGCTGGTGAGCCTGTTCCTGCCCAAGGACTTCAACTTCCGCAGCAAGGCGCGCGTGGCTGCCGGCATCTTCCTCTGCGAGGACGAGTGGTGCTGGAACGACTCGTTCATAACCATTAAGGAGGGTGAGCTGCTCACCGGTGTGCTCGATAAGAAGGCTATTGGAGCAGAACAGCCCAAGAATATGATGCACTGGCTTATCAAGGAGTATGGTACCGACTATGCCCGCTACGTGTACGACAACATGTTCAAGATGTTCATAAGGTTCATAGAGAAGAGAGGCTTCACGATGACAGTCGACGACGTGGCGCTGCCCAAGGAGGCCAAGGAGAAGATCCGCGAGATACTCCGCGAGGCCGAGAAGAAGGTATACGAGCTGATCGAGATATACAAGCAGGGCAAGCTAGAGCCCGTGCCCGGCCGCACTCTCGAGGAGTCGCTGGAGCTGCGCATACTTGACGTGCTGTCCGACGCCCGTAAGAAGGTAGAGGACGTGGTGGTAGACTACCTAGACCCATTCAACAACGTATACATAATGGCTCGTACCGGCGCCAGGGGCAACGAGCTGAACATCACCCAGATGGCCGCCCTGCTGGGCCAGCAGTCGGTGCGTGGCGAGCGCATACACCGCGGCTACCGTGGCAGGTTCCTGCCGCACTTTAAGCCCGGCGACCTGGGGCCGGCGGCGAGGGGCTTCGTCTACTCCAGCTTCTATGACGGCCTCTCGCCGCTGGAGGTGTTCTTCCACGCAGCTGGTGGCCGCGAGGGCCTAGTTGACACTGCTGTGCGCACCTCGCAGAGCGGCTACATGCAGAGAAGGCTGGTCAACGCGCTGCAGGACCTGCGCGTGGAGTATGATGGCACGGTTAGGACTCCGCAGGGAGAGGTCGTGCAGCTCGTGTATGGCGAAGACGGGGTGGACCCGATGAAGAGCGCGCACGGGAAGGCCGTGGATATAGACCGGGAGATAGAGCGTGTGATAGGCTGGAGGGTGTAA